GTTGCCTGTGTGCCCCATACCCCTTTCTTGATAATGCCTgtgggtgctgctctgctggcaccCACGTGCCCAGGGTTGCACCCCCGTCTGCCTGCAGTTCAGTGCACACAGGTCTTGCCCAACCCCAAGGGGAGCTTCCCACTTCCCAACACCCCTTTGAGCAGCAGGACCTGCTGGGATTTGGCTGTTGGGTCCTGTGCTTGgactggaagcagcagcatgggGGAACCTTCTGTCTTGTGATCTCCTGTAGAACATCATCCACAGCTCCGAGCCACTGGGGGATGAGATGGCCCATTACCTTTATGTGCTGCAGTCTGTCAGCCTCAACCTGTGCGAGCATCGCATGAAAACATCCATGGATCCCTACTCACAGGTCTGGGAGTACTCTCCTTGCAAGTCTGGACCCGGTCTCTTCTACCTGTGGAAGTAGTTCACATTTGGGTGAACCCAACACATTTGGGTTTGTCCTGGGAGAACCTGCTTCTGTGGGGCTCACCAGCATCCCCTTCTCTCCGCTCTCCCTCCAGGAACAGCGGGATCTCCTCCAGTCCCTGCGCCAAACTGCCTTTGAGTCGGAGAGCGAGGCGCCCACTGGCAGCTTCAGCACCGAGCGCCGGCGATCCCTGTGTGCCAAGGAATTCCGCAAGCTGGGCTTCATGGTGCGTCCCCCCTgcatcccctccccagctccatgCTGGCTCCACCACATGGCCTTGGTGGCACCTTCTGATGGCTCCCCTAAGCCTGGTATCCCTGTTGATGCTGATGGACCACCATGCAGTATCTCCCTTCTGCTCCCTTCTATCTCCCACTCCTGAACAGCGagtgctgtggagctgctgggactCAAAGGCCAGCCCCGTGGCTGTGTTGGGAAGACACTGCTGCTCGaagaacaaagcagcagctgctaaATTGCATCCTCTGTGTCCTCCTAGAACAACAGCAACCCTGCAGAGGATCTGCGCCGTGCCCCACCAGGACTCCTTGCCCTGGACAACATGGTGTATTTCTCCAGGAACACCCCTAATGCCTACAGCAGGGTGGGTGCTGTGCTCTCCCAGGGAACTCCCTGGTGGAGAGGGGCTGGTGGATCTCtaccttcttttcctttccttgtgaTCTGTCCTTGGCCACAGCCAGGCAAGTGTCCTACTGTTGCTCTGTTTCAGATGGAGGCGAGTCCTCCCTGTGGATAGGAGAAGCCATTTGAGGCCAGTCCCCCTGAAGGGTCCCCATAATTTTTAGGGGTTTGCTCACAGCTTGGTTTCCAGGCCTTAAGCAAACTGGGGCAATTTGAGCAAAACAACAAGGGCATGAGCCATGCTCCAACCCGCAGTGCCTGTGACCAGCTCCCACACTGCCACAAGGGAAAGaggaggctggggctggatTTTGGGAAGAGTGGATCACTTTTTTAGGGATGGCTTTTCCTGTCGGGGGGACAGCTCGACTAGGAATGCAGGAGGAGCATGGCATGTCTGACACCCACTGTTGGGGCAGCCCTCCAAGTCCATGTAACATGAAGTCATGGCCCTCTTCTCCAGTTTGTCCTCGAGAACAGCAGCCGGGAAGACAAACACGAATGTCCCTTTGCTCGAAGCAGCATCCAGCTCACCCTGATCCTCTGCGAGATCCTGCACATTGGAGAGCCATGTACGTGTGCCCAAGCTtgtcctccctgccctgctgcttgGGGGACAAGCTGCCCGGGCAGGGGACTGCATCCATGTGGCCACCAGGCTCTGGCATGGCCAACAGCATGGGAAGGGGATGTAAGGCTGGGAAATACCCAGGTTCCCCTGGACACTTAAATCCCCTGGAAAAACCGGGGAGTCTGGCATAATCTGTCCTTCTCACCACAGGCTCGGAGACGGCTCAGGCCTTTTACCCTATGTTCTTCGGGCAGGATCATTTCTTTGAAGAGCTATTCTGCATCTGCATCCAGCTGGTGAACAAGACCTGGAAGGAGATGAGAGCAACCCAGGAGGACTTTGACAAAGTGAGGGGGGATGCTTCTTCCCTGGATGGGAGCACAAATTCAGGGATTTGGGGAGTGTAGCCAAACTGAAGTTGGTGTCCTGGGCCTGGCAGGTGATGCAGGTGGTGCGGGAGCAGATCACCAGGACCCTGTCCCTCAAGCCCACATCCCTGGAGCTATTCAAGACCAGAGTGAATGCACTGAACTACAGTGAGATCCTGAAGCTGCGGCAGACGGAGCGGCTGCACCAGGAGGAGAcgctggctgtgcctgtgctgtgagtgggctgtgggcagggagtGAGGCTGTGATGGGGGCCCGAGGCAGGGACAATGCTATGGGGCTGGGAGGTCAGCGAGCACCTGTTGAAATGGCTGTGCTCCTCTTCTGCTGGCTTTCACCCCAGGGAGCTGAGGGAGAAGCTGAAgccagagctcctggagctgaTCCGACAGCAGCGCCTGCTGCACCTCTGTGAGGGAACGCTCTTCCGCAAGATCAGCAGCCGCCGCAGGCAGGGTGGGTGCCAGAcccctgctgcagggtggggggcttgggagggaggcagaggctTATTCCCATGTCCCCTGCCACTGGGGAAGTCCCAGTTAATCTGTGGGAGTAGAATGCTTGACTCCCTGGACAGCTGGTGTGGGCTAACCCGTGGGCTGGGAGAAATGGGGAGTGCTGATAAGGGGGCAGCTCCATCCCCCTTGGGAAGGGCATCTCTGCAAGGGGAGGCTGAGCATTTCCTGTGGCTCTTCTGCTGCAGACAAGCTGTGGTACTGCCGCCTGTCCCCCAACCACAAGGTGCTGCACTATGGGGATGTGGAGGAGGGGGTGCAGTCTCCCCCCATCGAGAGCCTACCAGAGAAAAGTAGGTGATGGAGAgagagtgggaaggagggaggggagcccTCTGATAACCCCCAGGTTAAGACTGCCTTAAGGTGGAATTGCCCCTCTGCTTGGCTGCTGTGTGGCTGCCCCAGTGTCTGCTGGTATTGTGggactgggagctgtgggagttAGGCTGGGGCAGACTGGCTTCCCAAAGGGAGCTGCAGAGTGGCTTGAGCCCCCCACCCCAAGCTGTGGATGGCTGTGAGTCCCCACACTTGGGCTGTACTGGACTCTGCTCACTGGGGACCTGaaggagagggacaggaggagggaaagggagctCACAGCTCTTCCACTTGCCCCAGTTCCTGTGGCAGACATGAagatgctgctggtggggaaAGAGTGTCCACACACAAAGGAGAAGAGCTCCGGGAAGCAGAACAAGGTCAGCACCTCACACCACATCCTGTCCAGCTGGGGATGGGTTTTGGGGGTGGGTGCATGGTGGCAAGTTGGGTGGTTTCATGGACAGAGACCTCTTGGGTCTCCTGGAGCGCAGAGAAGGAGTCtgggggcagctcctgccctgaaCCCCGCCGAGGCTGGGAGGAGTCCAGCTGAGCAGCCAGCTAccccctgtgctgtccctgcaggatgTCCTGGAGCTGGCCTTCTCCATTGTGCATGACATGGAGGAATACTGCCTCAACTTCATTGCCCCCACCCGGTACGAGGTGAGCTCCAAGGGCCCACTGGGGAGGCACAGAGATGTCCTTGCCAGGGGacagcaggcaggggagggagtCGTGTGTGTCCCTGGGGGTGGAAGCCACAGCAGGGGGGAGATGGGCTCTCTGGCTGCCCAGGGCCGGTGCCAGACATGCCCGTGCTCTGCTTCCCCAGTTCTGCCTCTGGACAGATGGGCTGAATGTGCTCCTGGGCAAGGAGATGACAAGTGAGCGAACGCAAACAGACCTCGATGTCCTGCTGTCCATGGAGCTCAAGCTGCGGCTGCTGGACCTGGAGAACGTCAGCATTCCTGACAATCCCCCTCCTGTCCCAAAGCCCCCCAGCAACTTAAACTTCTGCTATGACTTCAGCCATGCAGAGCAGTGAATTCCTCCCCGTGCCCTGTCCCCACCCTCTATGCCCCTCAAAATCAAACCCCTCCTTCCAGGCTCTGTCCTTCATCTCTGGCCCAAAGGGACAAGCCCAGGTGCTGGCTGGGGGCTTGGGTGTCCCACCCTTTCCTGCCTgtgtcctgctctcctgcaaaAGCATGGGAATGAGCCACGGAGCATCAGCCTCCTGTTCGAGGGGGGTGACCTGGCTGTTCTGTCCCACTGCCGTGGGCAGGGTGAGATGAAATACCAACAGTTAAACCCCTTTGTGATGGCACTGATTACCCCACACTTCAGCCAGGCTTTGGGCAGAGAGGGTAAGGATGTGGGCAGGAATAAAGGTACAGGCAGCCCTGGGATAGCTGGAGGGCGAGTAACACTACAAAGGTACGAATCTGCACTGCCTCACTTTCACCATCTTTGTAGGGGATCCTTTCTGGACAACAAAGTGGTTAGAAAAAGGGTAGAACACACCTTTCCATTAAGTTGGCATCTCCAGGGCATAATGTGCCTGCCCTGCCATGTCCCTCCTGCACTGAAAGGTGTTTTTGCTGAGCCCTCTGCACTGTCCTGAAATGGGGGTGTTTAGGGTACAAGCCCCCTTTTCCCAGCACCATTCAGCTGGGCCTGGTGTGAGGAGGAGACCCCGGTCTGCCCATCGTGCCAATCCTGGTGCCTTCCCCCACCTGGGGCAGATACTTGCACACTTCAGCCATGCTGCTGCACTACTGCACCACGACAAGCtacctcctccccagccccacagcccccatcCCAGTGCCCTGCACCTCCTTGTGCCTGCAGCTTCTCCCAAGGGTGTTGTGCTAACAGCCACAGGTCAGCAGGGatccagctgtgcctctgcctcCTGTGTATTGGGACAATAAACGCTTGtggagagctcagagctgtgtcCTTTCCAAAGGTTTGGGGAAGGGCTCAGACTGACTGAGGGTCAAAAGGGGCCGAAGTGAGTAAGGCTGGGATGGCAgcactgtgggagctgggcatgAAGAAGCTGGGAGGATGGCTGGCAAGGAGATCTTGTTCCTGGTGTTGAGGCGCGTGCTCAGAGTTGAGTTCCCTACAGCTAAGACTACAGCTAAGGCCATTTCCAGCCTAGGAAG
This genomic interval from Corvus cornix cornix isolate S_Up_H32 chromosome 11, ASM73873v5, whole genome shotgun sequence contains the following:
- the ELMO3 gene encoding engulfment and cell motility protein 3 isoform X2; this encodes MPPPKDVVKIAIQMVGAIPQLIELQQSKPLASVLKDVCDAWSLPNAERYALQYADGRQTYITESNRRDIKNGSILRLTTSPDQEAQRLYTGIQSKNVDVKTDSLKKLAGLSQDVTFAQEFISRNGLKQIYSIVEEGNDTGEMLAHTLKAFTELMEHDFVSWENLSTVFIKKIVSYVNMNAVDASIQQLSLSILENMVPTSRLLFELVKKEVTLDRLLTHLQATNAELQLKAMALLIALLLSATDAERREMMDYLREKNLRQFIHKNIIHSSEPLGDEMAHYLYVLQSVSLNLCEHRMKTSMDPYSQEQRDLLQSLRQTAFESESEAPTGSFSTERRRSLCAKEFRKLGFMNNSNPAEDLRRAPPGLLALDNMVYFSRNTPNAYSRDHFFEELFCICIQLVNKTWKEMRATQEDFDKVMQVVREQITRTLSLKPTSLELFKTRVNALNYSEILKLRQTERLHQEETLAVPVLELREKLKPELLELIRQQRLLHLCEGTLFRKISSRRRQDKLWYCRLSPNHKVLHYGDVEEGVQSPPIESLPEKIPVADMKMLLVGKECPHTKEKSSGKQNKDVLELAFSIVHDMEEYCLNFIAPTRYEFCLWTDGLNVLLGKEMTSERTQTDLDVLLSMELKLRLLDLENVSIPDNPPPVPKPPSNLNFCYDFSHAEQ
- the ELMO3 gene encoding engulfment and cell motility protein 3 isoform X1 is translated as MPPPKDVVKIAIQMVGAIPQLIELQQSKPLASVLKDVCDAWSLPNAERYALQYADGRQTYITESNRRDIKNGSILRLTTSPDQEAQRLYTGIQSKNVDVKTDSLKKLAGLSQDVTFAQEFISRNGLKQIYSIVEEGNDTGEMLAHTLKAFTELMEHDFVSWENLSTVFIKKIVSYVNMNAVDASIQQLSLSILENMVPTSRLLFELVKKEVTLDRLLTHLQATNAELQLKAMALLIALLLSATDAERREMMDYLREKNLRQFIHKNIIHSSEPLGDEMAHYLYVLQSVSLNLCEHRMKTSMDPYSQEQRDLLQSLRQTAFESESEAPTGSFSTERRRSLCAKEFRKLGFMNNSNPAEDLRRAPPGLLALDNMVYFSRNTPNAYSRFVLENSSREDKHECPFARSSIQLTLILCEILHIGEPCSETAQAFYPMFFGQDHFFEELFCICIQLVNKTWKEMRATQEDFDKVMQVVREQITRTLSLKPTSLELFKTRVNALNYSEILKLRQTERLHQEETLAVPVLELREKLKPELLELIRQQRLLHLCEGTLFRKISSRRRQDKLWYCRLSPNHKVLHYGDVEEGVQSPPIESLPEKIPVADMKMLLVGKECPHTKEKSSGKQNKDVLELAFSIVHDMEEYCLNFIAPTRYEFCLWTDGLNVLLGKEMTSERTQTDLDVLLSMELKLRLLDLENVSIPDNPPPVPKPPSNLNFCYDFSHAEQ
- the ELMO3 gene encoding engulfment and cell motility protein 3 isoform X3, yielding MRATQEDFDKVMQVVREQITRTLSLKPTSLELFKTRVNALNYSEILKLRQTERLHQEETLAVPVLELREKLKPELLELIRQQRLLHLCEGTLFRKISSRRRQDKLWYCRLSPNHKVLHYGDVEEGVQSPPIESLPEKIPVADMKMLLVGKECPHTKEKSSGKQNKDVLELAFSIVHDMEEYCLNFIAPTRYEFCLWTDGLNVLLGKEMTSERTQTDLDVLLSMELKLRLLDLENVSIPDNPPPVPKPPSNLNFCYDFSHAEQ